A single Aspergillus puulaauensis MK2 DNA, chromosome 7, nearly complete sequence DNA region contains:
- a CDS encoding uncharacterized protein (COG:S;~EggNog:ENOG410PVZ6;~InterPro:IPR010856,IPR027443;~PFAM:PF07350;~antiSMASH:Cluster_7.4) — MPATTASSFPWKQLVWDAATQEKYDTEPEYAKAKQVIQDEFGQDKLFQGWIKTCTELERLTTEIQEKKEKIFPVIEMEDIVNNRVSLDTLTNVRQVGSFIVKNVIPGQEANEIFEQLKLYVANNKDKIAAAPVEQPAIFSIYNAPSQNRLRSHPRLLEVVKWANGTWDYAKDDAETSPRPLVYADRVRIRQPGAKFLGLGPHIDSGGLCRWTEPIYRSVYTDVFEGNPDKQNCYDMRKRKDADQGFYSDDSQSTVLRCYQGWTALTPTAEGEGTIILYPNVRLVMAYVLLRPFFQPPEDATKIMDPQEWTYNPTGTWFPGAQVDGKLDLSPASHPHLRLEENFLHIPPLEAGDTVWWHSDVSVPSHTFVPTRQFAYMIQVCHAVDPEHNGKKAASVAYIAATPTTRMNTQQMRLQYDRMVAGLPPPDYNDGVDESKFIGFEGFKGNEDLWQALMGY, encoded by the coding sequence ATGCCAGCAACTacagcttcctccttcccTTGGAAGCAGCTTGTCTGGGATGCTGCCACGCAGGAGAAGTATGATACCGAACCAGAGTACGCCAAAGCAAAGCAGGTGATTCAAGATGAATTTGGCCAAGACAAGCTGTTCCAGGGCTGGATCAAAACGTGcacagagctggagaggTTGACGACAGAGAttcaagaaaagaaggaaaagatATTCCCTGTGATTGAGATGGAAGATATTGTTAATAACCGAGTGTCCCTGGATACACTGACCAACGTCCGCCAAGTCGGAAGTTTCATTGTGAAAAATGTCATTCCTGGACAGGAAGCGAACGAAATATTTGAGCAGCTTAAACTCTACGTTgcaaacaacaaagacaAAATAGCAGCAGCGCCGGTCGAACAACCCGCCATCTTTTCCATCTACAACGCACCCTCTCAGAACCGTCTTCGCAGTCATCCCCGGCTTTTAGAAGTGGTCAAGTGGGCGAATGGCACTTGGGACTACGCCAAAGATGACGCGGAAACATCCCCACGCCCACTTGTGTACGCCGATCGCGTTCGTATACGCCAGCCTGGTGCCAAATTTCTTGGGCTCGGCCCTCATATCGACTCAGGGGGTCTCTGCCGTTGGACAGAGCCAATCTATCGCAGTGTATACACCGACGTTTTCGAAGGCAACCCGGATAAGCAGAACTGCTATGATATGCGCAAGCGCAAGGATGCAGACCAGGGATTCTACTCCGATGACTCCCAGTCAACTGTATTGAGATGCTACCAAGGATGGACGGCGCTGACTCCAACAGCTGAGGGTGAAGGAACCATCATTCTATATCCTAATGTCCGGCTGGTCATGGCCTACGTACTTCTGAGGCCGTTTTTCCAGCCTCCGGAGGATGCGACCAAAATCATGGACCCACAGGAGTGGACTTACAATCCGACTGGGACCTGGTTTCCTGGTGCTCAGGTGGACGGCAAATTGGATCTCAGTCCCGCCTCTCACCCTCATCTACGTCTCGAAGAAAACTTTCTTCACATACCACCACTGGAAGCCGGTGACACTGTTTGGTGGCATTCAGATGTCAGTGTTCCAAGTCATACTTTTGTACCAACAAGGCAATTTGCTTACATGATTCAGGTCTGCCATGCTGTTGATCCAGAACACAACGGAAAGAAGGCAGCAAGCGTCGCCTACATTGCTGCCACCCCAACCACTCGCATGAACACACAGCAAATGCGTCTCCAGTACGATAGGATGGTGGCGGGTCTTCCGCCGCCAGATTACAACGATGGAGTCGACGAGTCCAAATTTATTGGTTTTGAGGGTTTCAAGGGAAACGAGGACCTGTGGCAAGCATTAATGGGATA